One genomic region from Reichenbachiella ulvae encodes:
- a CDS encoding ABC transporter permease, whose product MLKNFFLVTFRSLLKNKLYSFINISGLAVGLVCSVLILLWVRDELNYDRFIPKADRLHQVWVNAEFDGKINSWNSVPLPTYEAMKTADSHIKNSTVLDWGSDHLLTFGEKRLIKEGYFCGEEFLEMFEFPLIKGDPETVLDDMHSIVITESLAKAMFGEEDPINKVIRVDDEGNLKVTGILKDIPSNSTLEFDYLIPWKYRESVNDWVVRNKTNWGNYSFQVFIELYEADSHLETQAGIENMLMENGEEDMPRKFFLHPMPRWRLYSNFENGEAVGGMSDYVQLFTIIAIFILVMACINFMNLATARSEKRAREVGIRKSLGSTKRGLIMQFIGESLFIALLSFLIAIVLAQLALPFYNELVDKKLFIDYQSPEFWMYGVAIILITGVIAGSYPAFYLSSFKPVNTLKGTVSVGKGVSTPRKILVVLQFGFAIFLMIGTAVIYQQIQMVKSRELGYEKKNLITVYNTDDIADNYELIKQELLRSGAVASVTRSNSPITSIWSNNFLGWPGKPDELKVLFATIATEYDFTQTMGIKMLMGRDFSKEYATDTGAIVINKAALDLMNLEEPIGTNLDLWGGKKKLIGVMDNVLMGSPYEEMRPTFMIIDPEWVSAISVRINDNGHLSDNLSKIEEVFQKYNPAYPFDYSFVDEDFDRKFKTIDMTSQLATLFAGLAVLITGLGLFGLASYTAEQRSKEIGIRKVLGASVGSLMMLMTKDFTKLVLVAFVLAVPFAWYLLDMYLDRYEIRTEIHWWLFPLVGVVALAFALMIVINQARMASLANPVDSLKDE is encoded by the coding sequence ATGCTCAAGAATTTTTTTCTGGTCACCTTTCGCAGCTTACTCAAAAACAAGCTCTACTCTTTTATCAACATTTCTGGTCTGGCAGTAGGACTCGTCTGCAGTGTATTGATTTTGCTGTGGGTGCGAGACGAACTGAATTATGACCGTTTCATTCCCAAGGCAGATCGTTTGCATCAGGTTTGGGTCAATGCAGAGTTTGACGGTAAGATCAACTCATGGAACAGCGTGCCTTTGCCCACCTATGAGGCCATGAAGACGGCCGACAGTCATATCAAAAATTCGACAGTGCTGGACTGGGGAAGCGATCATTTGCTGACCTTCGGCGAAAAACGACTGATCAAAGAAGGCTATTTCTGTGGGGAGGAATTTTTGGAGATGTTTGAATTTCCCCTCATCAAAGGAGACCCAGAGACTGTATTGGATGACATGCACTCGATCGTAATCACCGAGTCTCTCGCCAAAGCGATGTTTGGTGAGGAAGATCCGATCAATAAGGTGATTCGTGTGGATGATGAAGGGAATCTTAAAGTTACAGGGATCCTAAAAGATATTCCATCGAATTCTACGCTGGAATTCGACTATCTGATACCCTGGAAATATCGCGAGTCAGTGAATGACTGGGTAGTTAGAAACAAGACCAACTGGGGCAACTATTCCTTTCAGGTGTTTATCGAGCTATACGAAGCGGATAGCCATCTGGAAACACAGGCAGGTATCGAAAATATGCTGATGGAAAATGGAGAGGAGGATATGCCGAGGAAGTTTTTCCTTCATCCGATGCCTCGCTGGCGTCTCTATTCCAATTTTGAAAATGGAGAAGCCGTTGGAGGGATGAGCGACTATGTTCAACTTTTCACGATCATTGCGATTTTTATTTTGGTCATGGCTTGCATCAATTTCATGAATCTGGCCACAGCACGATCTGAAAAACGAGCCAGGGAAGTGGGTATTCGCAAAAGCCTAGGCTCGACCAAAAGAGGCTTGATCATGCAGTTTATCGGAGAGTCTTTGTTCATCGCTTTGCTGTCCTTTCTCATAGCGATAGTATTGGCGCAACTGGCTCTGCCATTCTACAACGAATTGGTGGACAAGAAACTTTTCATAGATTATCAATCGCCAGAGTTCTGGATGTATGGGGTAGCCATCATATTAATTACCGGAGTGATAGCTGGCAGTTATCCTGCTTTTTATCTTTCCTCCTTCAAGCCTGTCAATACCTTAAAAGGAACCGTTTCGGTGGGCAAAGGCGTCAGTACACCGAGAAAGATTCTGGTAGTATTGCAGTTTGGTTTTGCGATCTTTTTGATGATTGGGACAGCTGTGATCTATCAGCAGATCCAAATGGTGAAGAGTCGAGAGCTAGGATATGAAAAGAAGAATCTCATCACCGTTTATAATACCGATGACATAGCAGACAATTATGAGCTGATCAAACAGGAACTGCTGCGATCTGGTGCAGTGGCCAGCGTGACTCGATCCAACAGTCCGATTACTAGCATTTGGTCCAACAATTTTCTCGGGTGGCCAGGCAAACCTGACGAATTGAAAGTGTTATTTGCTACGATAGCCACTGAATACGATTTCACTCAGACGATGGGTATCAAGATGCTGATGGGGAGAGATTTTTCGAAGGAATATGCCACGGATACAGGTGCGATTGTGATCAATAAGGCTGCTCTGGACCTGATGAATCTGGAAGAACCGATTGGTACCAATCTAGATCTCTGGGGAGGAAAAAAGAAGCTGATCGGGGTGATGGATAATGTCTTGATGGGCTCTCCCTACGAAGAAATGCGACCGACTTTTATGATTATCGATCCAGAGTGGGTTTCCGCGATTTCTGTTCGTATCAATGACAATGGTCATTTGTCAGATAACCTGTCCAAGATCGAAGAGGTTTTTCAAAAGTATAATCCTGCCTACCCATTCGATTATTCCTTCGTGGATGAGGATTTTGACCGAAAGTTCAAGACCATCGACATGACGAGCCAGCTGGCGACTTTGTTTGCAGGACTGGCTGTTTTGATCACTGGGCTGGGTCTATTCGGATTGGCCTCCTATACCGCCGAGCAGCGCAGCAAGGAGATCGGAATCCGAAAAGTGCTGGGAGCTTCAGTAGGCAGTTTGATGATGCTGATGACCAAAGATTTTACCAAGTTGGTTTTGGTGGCTTTTGTATTGGCAGTGCCTTTCGCCTGGTATCTATTGGATATGTATCTGGACAGATATGAAATCAGAACGGAAATTCATTGGTGGCTATTTCCACTGGTCGGGGTAGTTGCCCTGGCATTCGCCTTGATGATCGTGATCAATCAGGCGCGCATGGCTTCCCTTGCCAACCCTGTGGATTCGTTGAAGGATGAGTGA
- a CDS encoding UbiA family prenyltransferase, whose product MSRSTFLHLRFPFSFFLLPVYLFALAVSGNDGQIEVWLIFFILHFLLYPASNGYNSYFDKDEKSIGGLKNPPKTEKELYWWSIALDALALLLGAYLSWRFVGLLFIYGMVSKAYSHPSVRLKKMPIIGWLAAGIFQGYFTFLTVILGLENMQFGDLLAWQWQIPAILSSMLLMGSYPMTQVYQHEEDAERGDQTISLKLGILGTFHFTGVFFFFSNMGFLAYFYLYFDWMTAAAFQMSLVPVMGYFLYWYLQVRKDPSQADFTHTMRLNLISSLFLNLFFWGVYVFGS is encoded by the coding sequence ATGAGCCGATCCACATTTCTGCATTTGCGATTTCCCTTCTCCTTTTTTCTGCTGCCGGTCTATCTGTTTGCGCTGGCGGTGAGTGGCAATGATGGGCAGATCGAAGTGTGGTTGATATTTTTTATCCTGCACTTTTTGCTTTACCCTGCCAGTAATGGCTACAACTCCTACTTTGACAAGGATGAAAAGAGCATCGGAGGACTCAAGAACCCACCGAAGACCGAAAAGGAACTGTACTGGTGGTCCATCGCCCTGGATGCTTTGGCACTGCTGTTGGGGGCCTATCTCTCCTGGCGATTTGTGGGGCTGCTCTTCATCTATGGTATGGTGTCCAAGGCCTACAGCCATCCCTCCGTGCGATTAAAGAAAATGCCGATCATCGGTTGGTTGGCAGCTGGGATCTTTCAGGGCTACTTCACTTTCCTGACGGTGATTTTAGGATTGGAAAATATGCAGTTTGGGGACTTGCTGGCATGGCAGTGGCAGATCCCTGCCATACTTAGCAGTATGCTGCTGATGGGCAGCTACCCCATGACACAGGTCTATCAACACGAGGAGGATGCCGAACGAGGCGACCAGACCATCAGTCTCAAGCTTGGGATACTGGGGACTTTTCACTTCACCGGCGTATTTTTCTTCTTTTCGAATATGGGATTTCTGGCCTACTTCTATCTCTACTTCGACTGGATGACAGCCGCGGCATTTCAGATGAGCCTAGTGCCCGTGATGGGCTACTTCCTCTACTGGTACCTACAGGTCAGAAAGGACCCGAGCCAGGCCGACTTCACCCACACCATGCGCCTCAATTTGATTAGCTCCCTCTTTCTGAACTTGTTCTTTTGGGGGGTGTATGTTTTCGGTAGTTGA
- a CDS encoding nitroreductase family protein, which produces MNFDPAEVSKLLQNRRSIFPKQYSGERVSDEIIAEMLENANWAPTYKKTEPWRFKVFCDEGLKTLGDLQVTAVEKAEGKKADKDKVKKLRNKPLACSHVIVIGMKRNKSIKKVEEVCAVAAAVQNMHLTATAHGVGCYWSTGGVTFLDEAKEVFGLGKKDLLLGFLYIGMPKKDKWPTSKRKPIEKKVEWVRE; this is translated from the coding sequence ATGAATTTCGATCCGGCAGAGGTGAGCAAACTGCTCCAAAACAGGAGGTCTATCTTCCCAAAACAATACTCAGGTGAGCGCGTCTCAGATGAGATCATTGCTGAAATGCTTGAAAATGCCAACTGGGCTCCTACCTACAAAAAAACTGAACCGTGGAGGTTCAAGGTGTTTTGCGATGAGGGATTGAAGACACTGGGGGATCTACAAGTGACGGCAGTCGAAAAGGCCGAAGGAAAAAAGGCCGACAAAGACAAGGTCAAAAAACTAAGAAATAAACCGCTGGCCTGCTCACATGTGATTGTGATCGGGATGAAACGAAACAAGTCCATCAAAAAAGTGGAGGAAGTCTGTGCGGTAGCTGCTGCCGTTCAAAATATGCATTTGACTGCCACTGCGCATGGGGTCGGTTGCTATTGGTCTACTGGTGGTGTCACATTTCTGGATGAAGCCAAAGAAGTTTTCGGACTAGGCAAAAAAGATTTGCTGCTAGGCTTTTTGTACATAGGGATGCCCAAAAAGGACAAATGGCCTACCAGCAAACGCAAGCCCATCGAGAAAAAGGTGGAGTGGGTGAGAGAATAA
- a CDS encoding methyltransferase domain-containing protein, whose product MFDFLKHRSEDEELMDDFDCQGEVVDQTLRELHSINTYLGGTALSIHGIKKLIQRYPKESYSLVDLGCGGGDTLIHIDQWAKKNSKNLALSGVDANPHIIDYAKENTANRSMQFLAMDVFSEDFKKLRFDMAHASLFMHHFEERAFVKLLRQLYEQVELGIVINDLHRHPVSYYFTKWLLTAWSRSQMVKYDSVLSVARSFTRSELINYLHQAGITNYRLTWKWAFRWELIIWK is encoded by the coding sequence ATGTTTGACTTCCTGAAACATCGATCTGAGGACGAAGAATTGATGGACGATTTTGATTGCCAGGGAGAAGTGGTAGATCAGACCCTACGAGAGCTTCATTCCATCAATACCTATTTGGGCGGAACTGCACTTTCTATCCATGGGATAAAAAAACTGATCCAGCGCTATCCAAAGGAATCATATAGTCTGGTCGATCTCGGCTGTGGGGGCGGAGATACACTGATCCACATCGATCAGTGGGCAAAAAAGAATAGCAAGAATTTAGCACTCAGCGGAGTAGATGCCAATCCCCACATCATCGACTATGCAAAAGAAAACACCGCTAATCGTTCCATGCAGTTTCTAGCCATGGATGTCTTTAGCGAGGATTTCAAAAAGCTTCGATTTGATATGGCACATGCCAGTTTATTCATGCATCACTTCGAAGAAAGAGCCTTCGTTAAACTCCTCCGCCAACTATATGAGCAAGTAGAACTGGGCATTGTCATCAATGATCTCCATCGGCATCCGGTCTCCTACTACTTTACCAAGTGGCTGCTGACCGCCTGGTCACGCTCCCAAATGGTCAAGTACGACAGTGTACTGTCAGTGGCCCGGTCTTTCACCCGCAGCGAACTGATCAACTACCTCCATCAAGCCGGCATCACAAACTACCGCCTCACATGGAAATGGGCCTTCCGCTGGGAGCTGATTATTTGGAAGTAA
- a CDS encoding GIY-YIG nuclease family protein, with protein sequence MIRGGAVYIMTNARHTVLYVGVTSNLIARVQEHKDKVYPSSFTSKYNVFKLVYFEGFHSIEEAIDREKQVKKYRREKKDALVNQTNPEWKDLFDELE encoded by the coding sequence ATGATCAGAGGAGGGGCTGTATATATCATGACTAATGCTCGTCATACTGTGCTGTATGTGGGAGTGACATCCAATTTGATTGCTCGCGTGCAGGAACATAAGGATAAAGTATATCCAAGTAGCTTTACCTCCAAATACAACGTCTTTAAGTTGGTCTATTTCGAAGGCTTCCATAGCATAGAGGAAGCCATAGACCGTGAAAAACAAGTCAAGAAATACAGAAGAGAAAAGAAAGATGCCCTGGTCAATCAAACGAATCCTGAATGGAAAGATTTGTTTGATGAGTTGGAATAG
- a CDS encoding type III polyketide synthase translates to MSAYITSIGTANPDNRYQQEDIANFMCENLGLNAEQQRALRVLYRATGIKERYSVLDDYKRKKGGFKFFKNTPDLQPFPPTSERMRLYREEAVPLAISAITNCINGHQLSSFTHLITVSCTGMYAPGLDVDLIKTLNLSPTINRTSINFMGCYAAMNALTLAKQICDSQQAKVLIVCVELCTIHLQSSHNEDNLLAHSLFADGAAATVVCSEASANSLELVSNASYLAIDGKHDMAWQIGDFGFEMALTTYVPNIIKGGIQDLTRNLLNGTELSLGDIDGYAIHPGGKKILEAIENELGLKKEDNAHAYEVLKSYGNMSSPTILFVLQRILKTMKDQDNILSFAFGPGLTMESILFKSHRDV, encoded by the coding sequence ATGAGTGCATACATTACATCCATCGGCACAGCCAATCCTGACAACCGCTACCAGCAAGAAGATATCGCCAATTTCATGTGCGAAAACCTTGGGCTCAATGCAGAGCAACAACGGGCTCTTCGTGTGCTCTATCGCGCCACTGGCATCAAGGAGCGCTATTCGGTTTTGGATGATTATAAAAGGAAGAAAGGTGGCTTTAAGTTCTTCAAAAACACACCGGACCTTCAGCCCTTTCCTCCTACCAGTGAGCGAATGCGACTCTACCGAGAGGAGGCCGTACCCCTCGCTATCTCTGCCATCACCAATTGTATCAACGGTCATCAGCTGTCATCCTTTACGCACCTGATCACAGTCAGCTGTACAGGGATGTATGCACCGGGACTGGACGTAGACCTGATCAAGACGCTGAACCTGAGCCCAACTATCAATCGCACCAGCATCAACTTCATGGGCTGCTATGCCGCGATGAACGCACTGACACTTGCCAAGCAAATTTGTGACAGCCAGCAAGCCAAAGTCCTCATCGTATGCGTGGAGCTTTGTACGATTCACCTGCAGTCCTCCCACAACGAAGACAACCTGCTGGCACATTCGCTCTTTGCAGATGGCGCAGCAGCTACGGTAGTCTGCTCCGAAGCATCAGCTAATAGCCTGGAGCTGGTGTCGAACGCCAGCTACCTCGCCATAGACGGCAAGCATGACATGGCCTGGCAGATAGGGGATTTCGGATTCGAAATGGCACTGACCACCTATGTGCCCAATATCATCAAAGGCGGCATTCAGGACCTTACACGAAATTTACTTAACGGTACCGAACTCTCACTCGGCGATATCGATGGCTATGCCATTCACCCGGGAGGTAAAAAAATATTGGAAGCGATCGAAAATGAACTAGGATTGAAAAAAGAAGACAATGCACATGCCTATGAGGTGCTCAAAAGCTATGGCAACATGTCATCTCCTACCATCCTCTTCGTGCTACAGCGCATCCTCAAAACCATGAAAGACCAGGACAACATACTGTCTTTCGCCTTCGGGCCGGGACTGACCATGGAAAGCATCCTATTCAAAAGTCATCGTGATGTTTGA
- a CDS encoding tetratricopeptide repeat protein has protein sequence MRIILLLLLLGPQCWAQEPSQLSGSWIKTSSQTHDGTVYTEADDNHFRYTQLKFSESQLRILTHPMYEHKGACYNYYFTDQKIFLSPTHYYEIIGLSEDQLVIRDRTGTEDGKTLHTFIRAETHHQAIHQSQVQSEYRVARYGYTPTLKFPLEQMLDSALTDLHDNIQIKGTIMIDVSNQSVFTSIAFSSTRDTDWLKYLKKNLDQSYPLWDINGFEGAKIIQVPFVLQDVKTEDYEGVVMAFLTQSLVSLHEPLRRQQRWWANEYFAQAIEAHQNKFKNRAIKLFDKSLELNAENPHALFCRANVYLDKGDEDKACKDWKVLLDQGYEGAMDYYKDNCQNAEALAESDKPPISDDPKAIL, from the coding sequence ATGCGAATCATACTTTTACTCTTGCTATTGGGGCCACAGTGCTGGGCTCAGGAGCCGAGCCAGCTATCTGGCTCATGGATCAAAACTTCTTCACAAACTCACGACGGGACGGTATATACCGAAGCAGACGACAACCACTTTCGCTACACCCAACTAAAATTCAGCGAATCGCAGCTCAGGATTCTTACTCACCCCATGTACGAACACAAGGGAGCCTGCTACAACTATTATTTCACAGATCAAAAGATTTTCCTCTCGCCCACTCACTATTACGAGATCATTGGCTTGTCCGAAGATCAATTGGTCATCAGAGATCGGACGGGTACTGAAGATGGCAAAACGCTGCATACCTTCATCAGAGCAGAAACTCACCATCAGGCCATCCATCAATCGCAAGTCCAATCCGAATACCGTGTCGCGCGATATGGATATACTCCCACGCTCAAATTTCCCCTGGAACAAATGCTCGACAGTGCGCTCACCGACCTGCACGACAATATCCAGATCAAGGGTACCATCATGATCGATGTATCTAATCAGTCGGTATTCACCTCGATTGCTTTTAGTTCCACGAGAGATACGGATTGGTTAAAATACCTCAAAAAGAACCTGGACCAGAGTTACCCCCTTTGGGATATCAATGGCTTTGAAGGAGCCAAAATCATTCAGGTCCCTTTCGTCTTGCAGGATGTAAAAACGGAAGACTATGAAGGCGTGGTGATGGCTTTTCTCACTCAGTCTCTGGTGTCACTTCACGAACCACTCAGGAGGCAACAGCGCTGGTGGGCCAATGAGTATTTTGCTCAGGCCATAGAGGCCCATCAAAACAAATTCAAAAACAGAGCCATCAAGTTGTTTGACAAGAGTCTGGAGCTGAATGCTGAAAATCCCCACGCCCTCTTTTGTCGTGCCAATGTATATCTGGACAAGGGGGATGAAGATAAGGCATGCAAGGACTGGAAAGTCCTGCTAGATCAGGGCTATGAAGGTGCCATGGATTATTACAAGGACAATTGCCAAAATGCGGAAGCCCTGGCCGAATCAGATAAGCCACCTATCTCCGATGATCCTAAGGCGATACTTTAG